One window of Lemur catta isolate mLemCat1 chromosome 3, mLemCat1.pri, whole genome shotgun sequence genomic DNA carries:
- the NUF2 gene encoding kinetochore protein Nuf2, which produces METLSFPRYNVAEIVVHIRNKILTGGDGKNLSKSDLYPNPKPEVLYMIYMRALQIVYGIRLEHFYMMPVNSEVMYPHLMEGFLPFSNLFTHLDSFMPICRVNDFETADILYPKAKRTSRFLSGIINFIHFREACRETYMEFLWQYKSSADKVQQLNVAHQEALMKLERLDSVPVEEQEEFKQLSDAIQELQQSLNQDFHQKTIVLQEGNSQKKSNISEKTKRLNELKLSVVSSKEVQESLKTKIVDSPEKLKNYKEKMKDTVQKLKNSRQEVMEKYEIYGDSVDCLPACQLEVQLYQKKIQDLSDNREKLTSILKESLNLEDQIESDESELKKLKTEENSFKRLMIVKKEKLATTQFKINKKHEDVKQYKRTLIEDCNKVQEKRDAVYERVTTINQEIQKVKFGIQQLKDAAEREKLKSQEILLNLKTALEKYHEGIEKAREDGCAKVDGKTAELKKKMFRAPP; this is translated from the exons ATGGAAACATTGTCTTTCCCCAGATATAATGTAGCTGAGATTGTGGTTCATATCCGCAACAAGATCTTAACAGGAGGTGATGGTAAAAACCTCTCCAAGAGTGATCTTTATCCAAACCCAAAG cCTGAAGTCTTGTACATGATCTACATGAGAGCCTTACAGATAGTATATGGAATTCGACTGGAACATTTTTACATG ATGCCAGTGAACTCTGAAGTCATGTATCCACATTTAATGGAGGGCTTCTTACCATTCAGCAATTTATTTACTCATCT GGACTCATTTATGCCCATTTGCCGGGTGAATGACTTTGAGACTGCTGATATTCTATATCCAA AAGCAAAACGGACAAGTCGATTTTTAAGTGGCATTATCAACTTTATTCACTTCAGAGAAGCATGCCGTGAGACATATATGGAATTTCTTTGGCAATAT AAATCCTCTGCGGACAAAGTGCAGCAGTTAAATGTTGCCCACCAGGAGGCACTAATGAAACTGGAGAGACTTGA CTCTGTTCCAGTTGAAGAGCAAGAAGAGTTCAAGCAACTTTCAGATGCCATTCAGGAGCTGCAGCAATCACTGAATCAAGACTTTCATCAAAAAACG ATAGTGCTACAAGAGGGAAACTCCCAAAAGAAGTCAAACATTTCAGAGAAAACCAAGCGTTTG AATGAACTAAAATTGTCAGTAGTTTCTTCAAAGGAAGTGCAAGAgagtttgaaaacaaaaattgtggATTCTCCAGAGAAGctaaagaattataaagaaaaaatgaaagatacagTCCAGAAGCTTAAAAATTCCAGG caagAAGTGATGGAGAAGTATGAAATCTATGGAGACTCAGTGGACTGCCTGCCGGCATGTCAGCTGGAGGTGCAGTTAtaccaaaagaaaatacaagaccTTTCAGATAATAGGGAAAAATTAACCAGCATCTTAAAGGAG AGCCTGAACTTGGAGGACCAAATTGAGAGTGATGAGTCAGAACTGAAAAAATTGAAGACTGAAGAAAATTCATTCAAAAGACTGAtgattgtgaagaaggaaaagctTGCCACAAcacaattcaaaataaataagaagcatGAGGACGTTAAGCAATACAAACGCACACTAATCGA GGATTGCAATAAAGTTCAAGAAAAAAGAGATGCTGTCTATGAGCGAGTCACCACAATTAATCAAGAAATCCAGAAAGTTAAATTTGGAATCCAGCAACTAAAGGATGCTGCTGAGCGGGAGAAGCTGAAGTCCCAG GAAATACTTCTAAACTTGAAAACTGCTCTGGAGAAGTACCACGAAGGCATTGAAAAGGCAAGAGAGGACGGCTGCGCTAAGGTAGACGGGAAGACAGCGGAGCTGAAGAAGAAGATGTTCAGAGCGCCACCCTGA